A window of Fodinibius salinus contains these coding sequences:
- the nuoK gene encoding NADH-quinone oxidoreductase subunit NuoK encodes MIGIDWFLALSALLFCIGIVGVLIRKNAIVIFMCVELMLNAVNLSLVSFSSHYGNIDGQILVFFSLAIAAAEAVVGLAIIIAIFRNNLSVDISNINLLRW; translated from the coding sequence ATGATTGGTATTGACTGGTTTTTGGCGCTGAGTGCGCTATTGTTTTGTATTGGTATTGTTGGTGTCTTAATTCGCAAGAATGCCATTGTGATTTTTATGTGCGTAGAACTGATGTTGAATGCCGTTAATTTATCGTTGGTTTCTTTCAGCAGTCACTACGGCAATATTGACGGACAGATTTTAGTGTTCTTTTCGCTTGCTATTGCGGCAGCTGAGGCCGTAGTAGGGCTGGCAATTATTATTGCCATTTTTCGCAATAACCTTTCGGTGGACATCAGTAATATTAACTTGCTTCGTTGGTAG
- a CDS encoding AAA family ATPase, which yields MDTSVDMEKLGQKIEKSSAFIEDIYTELDKVIVGQQYMIDRLLIGLLADGHVLLEGVPGLAKTLTISSLAKVINTDFQRLQFTPDLLPADLIGTLIYNQKEAEFTVKKGPIFANIILADEINRSPAKVQSALLEAMQEQQVTIGENTYELEDPFLALATQNPVEQEGTYPLPEAQVDRFMMKINIDYPTEDEELEIMRKNARTGEKQVLEPVVDADKVLEARKVINEIYVDEKVEKYIINLIFATRDPQKYGLDDLAELINFGASPRASINLNLAARAHAFMEHRAYVTPEDIRTVAMDVLRHRIIPTFEAEAENISSENLVEKVMSKIQVP from the coding sequence ATGGATACATCCGTAGATATGGAAAAGCTGGGCCAGAAAATTGAAAAGTCCAGTGCATTTATTGAAGACATTTACACTGAGCTCGACAAAGTTATTGTTGGCCAGCAATATATGATTGATCGGCTGCTTATCGGGCTGCTTGCCGATGGACACGTACTGCTTGAAGGAGTGCCCGGGCTAGCGAAAACACTCACTATTTCTTCACTAGCTAAAGTTATTAATACTGATTTTCAACGCCTGCAGTTTACACCGGATCTGCTGCCTGCTGATCTGATTGGTACACTTATTTACAATCAAAAGGAGGCCGAATTTACTGTTAAAAAAGGACCTATTTTTGCGAACATTATTTTGGCTGATGAGATCAACCGATCCCCTGCCAAAGTTCAAAGTGCCTTGCTCGAGGCTATGCAGGAACAGCAAGTAACCATTGGCGAAAACACCTATGAGCTCGAAGATCCTTTTCTTGCTCTTGCCACTCAAAATCCGGTAGAACAAGAGGGAACCTATCCCCTGCCCGAAGCACAGGTTGACCGATTTATGATGAAAATAAACATTGATTATCCTACCGAGGATGAAGAGTTAGAAATTATGCGCAAAAATGCGCGCACCGGCGAAAAGCAAGTTCTGGAACCAGTCGTTGATGCTGATAAAGTGCTGGAGGCCCGTAAGGTTATTAATGAAATTTACGTAGATGAAAAAGTTGAAAAATATATTATCAACCTGATCTTTGCTACGCGGGATCCCCAAAAATACGGGCTCGATGACCTTGCTGAACTCATCAATTTTGGAGCATCTCCCCGTGCCTCTATTAATCTTAACCTCGCGGCCCGTGCACATGCCTTCATGGAACATCGTGCTTATGTTACGCCCGAAGATATTCGCACTGTGGCTATGGATGTACTGCGCCATCGCATTATTCCTACTTTCGAGGCTGAAGCTGAAAACATCAGCTCTGAAAACCTGGTCGAAAAGGTGATGAGCAAAATTCAGGTGCCGTAA
- the gpmI gene encoding 2,3-bisphosphoglycerate-independent phosphoglycerate mutase, which translates to MAKPTDKALLVILDGFGLAKNKDVSAIDRAHTPFIDSLFSNYPHSALSASGRDVGLPDGQFGNSEVGHLNIGAGRIVPQELTRINDAIEDGRFFENEALSAAFDKAKQHGRIHLMGLFSDGGVHSHNNHLFALLQFAKSMGIEDTFVHAFTDGRDTSPHDGLEYIKQFEKKAKQIGTGKIASIVGRYYAMDRDHRWDRTKMAYDLLVHGKGQSFDNPRAALRASYDGGVTDEFVTPKIIDQSPDSRIQKGDVVIFYNIRGDRARQLTQAFTEQEFNDFEVQKDLSLDYTTFTAYDSTFKNVEVAYPPLELNNTLGEVVSNHYLKQLRIAETEKYPHVTYFFNGGDEQPFTGEQRIIIPSPKVATYDLQPEMSAPEVTDALCAQLMTEKNHLCILNFANSDMVGHTGDMQAAIQAVETIDGQLKKVMETATDHNYKVLIIADHGNADCMINKDGSPHTAHTSAKVPAIIAGEYRAKTLQDGILADVAPTLLKMINIDQPEEMTGSALF; encoded by the coding sequence TTGGCTAAACCGACCGATAAAGCACTTCTGGTTATCTTGGATGGTTTCGGTTTGGCTAAGAATAAGGATGTGAGTGCCATCGACCGTGCTCATACTCCATTTATTGATTCTCTTTTCTCTAACTATCCCCACTCTGCCCTATCGGCAAGCGGACGAGATGTGGGGTTACCCGATGGCCAGTTCGGGAATTCAGAAGTTGGGCATCTTAATATTGGTGCAGGGCGCATTGTTCCCCAAGAGTTAACACGCATTAATGATGCCATTGAGGATGGCCGCTTCTTTGAAAACGAGGCACTCTCTGCTGCTTTTGACAAAGCTAAACAGCACGGTCGCATCCATCTTATGGGTTTGTTTTCTGACGGTGGCGTGCACAGCCATAATAATCATTTGTTTGCCCTGCTACAGTTTGCAAAATCCATGGGTATTGAGGATACCTTTGTGCATGCTTTTACTGATGGACGCGATACTTCTCCCCACGATGGGTTAGAATATATCAAACAGTTTGAGAAGAAAGCTAAACAAATTGGGACGGGAAAAATTGCTTCAATCGTTGGCCGTTACTATGCAATGGACCGCGACCACCGGTGGGATAGAACTAAGATGGCTTATGACCTGCTCGTTCATGGCAAGGGACAATCCTTCGACAATCCGCGAGCAGCACTTCGTGCCTCTTATGACGGTGGAGTTACCGATGAGTTTGTAACACCGAAAATTATTGATCAATCGCCTGATTCGCGTATCCAAAAAGGTGATGTGGTTATTTTCTATAACATTCGCGGTGATCGTGCACGTCAATTAACACAGGCTTTTACCGAACAGGAATTCAACGATTTTGAAGTTCAAAAAGATCTGTCGCTTGACTACACTACCTTCACTGCTTACGACAGTACTTTTAAAAATGTAGAGGTTGCTTATCCGCCGCTGGAGCTCAATAATACGCTGGGCGAAGTAGTCAGCAATCACTATTTAAAACAATTGCGTATTGCTGAAACAGAAAAATATCCTCATGTAACATATTTTTTTAACGGCGGAGACGAACAACCATTTACCGGTGAGCAGCGAATTATTATTCCAAGTCCCAAGGTAGCTACTTACGATTTGCAACCGGAGATGAGTGCACCTGAAGTTACCGATGCGTTATGCGCACAATTGATGACGGAAAAAAATCACTTATGTATTCTTAATTTTGCCAACTCCGATATGGTTGGACATACCGGCGATATGCAGGCAGCAATACAAGCAGTAGAAACGATTGATGGCCAACTTAAAAAAGTGATGGAAACAGCTACCGATCACAATTATAAAGTGCTTATTATCGCCGATCACGGTAACGCAGACTGCATGATTAATAAGGACGGTTCGCCCCATACCGCGCACACCTCGGCCAAAGTGCCGGCAATAATTGCAGGCGAATACAGGGCTAAAACGCTGCAGGATGGTATATTAGCCGATGTGGCTCCCACCCTACTAAAAATGATAAATATTGACCAACCAGAAGAGATGACAGGATCAGCTCTCTTTTGA
- the rpsT gene encoding 30S ribosomal protein S20 has product MPQHKSAVKRVRQNEKRRQRNQSQRSKMKTLVKKAMETTDKEEAEEAVKEATSYLDKMASKDLIHENFAARKKAKLDKHLHNL; this is encoded by the coding sequence ATGCCACAACACAAATCAGCAGTTAAGCGAGTACGACAAAACGAAAAACGTCGGCAAAGAAACCAGAGCCAACGGTCAAAAATGAAAACGCTGGTTAAGAAAGCCATGGAAACAACTGATAAAGAAGAAGCTGAAGAAGCGGTAAAAGAAGCTACTTCTTATCTCGATAAGATGGCATCAAAAGATCTTATTCACGAGAACTTTGCTGCTCGCAAAAAGGCAAAACTCGATAAGCACCTACACAACCTGTAA
- the rpsA gene encoding 30S ribosomal protein S1 — MTDESKQEQNNETEEETAVTEESQEETTAESTTKEEQVEEEQAEIEEETAPEPEEIVTFSGDVESDETFTYDQLQAESEDYTDEEFHELAGMYENTLNEIEEKEIVTGRVASANNDYVVVDIGFKSEGIIQANEFPDEVVENLQPGDEVDVFLDQVEDEEGQLILSRRKADILHAWETIERAAETGEVIEGYIKRRIKGGMVADIMGIDAFLPGSQIDVRPVRDFDAYVGKTMEFQVVKLNMSAENVVVSHRALIESDLEEQREEILSTIEEGQVLEGVVKNITDFGVFIDLGGVDGLLHITDLSWGRVDHPEEIVSLDQRLNVAVIDFDEESKRVSLGLKQLQPHPWDEIDLKYPENIQVQGRVVSIADYGAFIELEKGVEGLIHISEMSWTQHIKHPSQLVDKDDIIDCVVLNVNEPEKKISLGVKQLDKDPWEDIDSRYPVGSKHKGTVRNLTNFGVFVELEPGIDGLIHISDLSWTEKINHPNEVIDKGEEIEVIILAIDFENRRITLGHKQIEENPWEALAEEYGGTNEVEGEITKTTEKGAFVSLPHGLEGFLPADKAEIDGEPAEEYEEGDSVEAFVIELDETDKNITLSQFEEDVEKSESESKPKKERDTQKSGSSTKTGTPTLGEMSGLADLKQEMAEKQKAEAVKKFREKAEDEEQEGDASSEASEAEETEADDQEE, encoded by the coding sequence ATGACAGACGAATCAAAACAAGAACAAAACAACGAAACCGAAGAAGAGACTGCGGTTACTGAAGAGTCTCAAGAAGAAACTACAGCTGAATCTACTACCAAAGAAGAACAGGTAGAAGAGGAACAAGCTGAAATCGAAGAAGAAACAGCTCCGGAACCAGAAGAAATTGTTACTTTTTCCGGCGATGTAGAAAGCGATGAAACCTTCACATACGACCAGCTGCAGGCTGAATCAGAAGATTATACTGATGAAGAGTTTCATGAGCTTGCCGGAATGTATGAGAACACGCTCAATGAAATTGAAGAGAAGGAAATTGTAACCGGACGTGTTGCCTCTGCTAATAATGATTACGTAGTTGTCGATATTGGCTTCAAATCCGAAGGCATTATACAGGCTAATGAATTTCCCGATGAAGTTGTAGAGAACTTGCAGCCTGGTGATGAGGTTGATGTATTCCTTGATCAGGTTGAAGATGAAGAAGGGCAGCTTATCCTTTCGCGTCGTAAGGCTGATATCTTGCATGCGTGGGAGACTATTGAACGAGCTGCAGAAACCGGCGAAGTTATTGAAGGATATATCAAGCGCCGTATCAAAGGAGGTATGGTCGCCGATATTATGGGTATTGATGCCTTCTTGCCCGGATCTCAGATTGATGTTCGCCCGGTACGCGACTTTGATGCGTATGTCGGAAAGACGATGGAATTTCAGGTTGTGAAACTGAATATGTCGGCCGAGAACGTAGTGGTCTCGCACCGTGCACTTATTGAGTCTGATCTGGAAGAACAGCGCGAAGAAATTCTGTCCACAATTGAAGAAGGACAAGTGCTCGAGGGTGTTGTCAAAAATATTACCGATTTCGGTGTATTCATCGACCTTGGAGGCGTGGACGGTCTCTTACACATCACAGATCTTTCGTGGGGACGTGTTGATCATCCGGAAGAAATTGTTTCGCTTGATCAGCGTCTTAATGTTGCAGTTATTGACTTTGACGAAGAGTCCAAGCGTGTTTCACTGGGCCTCAAACAACTGCAGCCACATCCTTGGGATGAAATTGATCTCAAATACCCTGAAAATATTCAGGTACAGGGTCGTGTCGTCTCTATTGCTGATTATGGTGCCTTTATCGAGCTTGAAAAAGGCGTTGAAGGATTGATTCACATCAGCGAGATGTCATGGACACAGCACATTAAGCATCCGTCGCAGTTGGTTGACAAGGATGACATTATTGACTGTGTAGTGCTTAATGTTAATGAGCCTGAAAAGAAGATATCACTTGGTGTTAAGCAGCTTGATAAAGATCCATGGGAAGACATTGACAGTCGCTATCCTGTTGGATCCAAGCATAAAGGTACGGTTCGAAATCTCACTAACTTTGGAGTCTTTGTTGAACTCGAACCTGGTATTGACGGACTCATCCATATTTCTGATCTCAGCTGGACGGAAAAAATTAATCATCCAAATGAGGTTATTGACAAGGGTGAAGAAATCGAAGTCATCATTCTGGCTATCGACTTTGAAAACCGCCGCATAACGCTTGGTCACAAGCAGATTGAGGAAAATCCTTGGGAAGCTCTTGCCGAGGAATACGGAGGTACCAATGAGGTTGAAGGTGAGATTACCAAAACAACCGAAAAAGGAGCCTTTGTTTCATTGCCTCATGGTCTGGAAGGATTTTTGCCAGCCGATAAGGCTGAAATCGACGGTGAGCCTGCTGAAGAGTATGAGGAAGGTGACAGCGTTGAAGCATTTGTCATTGAACTGGATGAAACTGATAAAAATATTACCCTCAGCCAGTTCGAAGAAGATGTGGAAAAGTCTGAATCCGAGTCTAAGCCTAAGAAAGAACGGGATACTCAAAAATCCGGTTCTTCTACCAAAACAGGTACTCCAACGCTTGGTGAAATGTCGGGCTTAGCTGATCTGAAACAAGAGATGGCTGAGAAACAGAAAGCAGAAGCAGTCAAAAAGTTTCGTGAAAAGGCCGAAGATGAAGAACAGGAAGGCGACGCTTCTTCCGAAGCTTCAGAGGCAGAAGAAACTGAGGCAGACGATCAGGAAGAATAA
- the nuoL gene encoding NADH-quinone oxidoreductase subunit L: protein MESATTLTTLVILFPLLGFLINGLIGLSSDSFREKKTLIGTIANLAVFIPFAIAVYFFLNMGQGAAPVFAELFTWIEVGSFSVDIAYQLDQLSIVMMLVVTGVGFLIHLYSIGYMWGDEGYWKFFAFLNLFIFAMLNLVMADNLLLLFLGWEGVGLCSYLLIGFWYEDMANAAAGSKAFWYNRVGDFAFLVAMFLTFQYVGSLDFDMVLGNLDAIPADGKFWIGLLMFIGATGKSAQIPLFVWLPDAMAGPTSVSALIHAATMVTSGIYLISRMSEMFVMAPEVMMIIAVIGALTAFVAATIAITQNDIKRVLAYSTVSQLGYMFLALGSGAFTAAMFHVVTHAFFKACLFLGSGSVIHAMEHVEHGLHNEGKDVHFDPQDMRFMGGLKEYMPSTYKTFLLATIAIAGIPPLAGFFSKDEILAFTFNAGFGEFAGSLYLILWGIGIITAFLTAFYMFRLTFGTFNGEFKLPEKISEAAGGEKFLHESPKTMTIPLWTLGGLSVVGGFLGVPNFLLATFTHHEEHINLLHNWLHNVTADFGLTLSHATEWMLMGISIVIAVAGVYSAYRMYGSGATESSDAKLSDWFGGLYQTWKEKYNLDELYEGVVVDPIVRMSDKGLAKFDMKIVDGVVNTVGGVVRLFGSVFRYTQTGVTSSYALAFILGVILILSMLIL, encoded by the coding sequence ATGGAATCTGCTACAACGCTTACAACGCTGGTTATACTCTTCCCGCTGCTGGGATTTCTTATTAATGGCCTTATTGGTCTGTCTTCCGACTCCTTTCGCGAAAAGAAGACCCTTATTGGTACCATAGCAAATCTGGCTGTTTTTATTCCCTTTGCCATCGCCGTTTACTTTTTTCTGAATATGGGGCAAGGAGCTGCACCCGTCTTTGCGGAGCTTTTCACATGGATTGAAGTCGGGTCATTTAGCGTAGATATTGCCTACCAGCTCGACCAGCTTTCAATTGTGATGATGTTGGTTGTAACAGGTGTTGGGTTTTTGATCCATTTGTATTCCATTGGTTACATGTGGGGTGATGAGGGTTATTGGAAGTTTTTTGCTTTTCTGAATCTCTTTATTTTTGCGATGCTCAACTTAGTGATGGCTGATAATTTGCTGTTGCTTTTCTTAGGCTGGGAGGGAGTTGGCCTTTGTTCATATTTACTCATTGGCTTTTGGTACGAAGACATGGCCAACGCTGCTGCCGGCAGTAAAGCCTTTTGGTATAACAGGGTAGGAGATTTTGCTTTTCTCGTTGCCATGTTCTTGACCTTCCAATACGTGGGCAGTCTCGATTTTGATATGGTGCTTGGTAATCTTGACGCTATTCCTGCGGACGGCAAATTTTGGATTGGCCTGCTGATGTTTATTGGGGCTACCGGTAAGAGTGCGCAAATTCCGCTTTTTGTGTGGCTGCCTGATGCGATGGCCGGTCCGACTTCCGTTTCGGCACTTATTCACGCTGCAACGATGGTAACCTCAGGAATTTATTTAATCTCTCGGATGTCCGAAATGTTTGTAATGGCGCCTGAGGTTATGATGATTATTGCTGTTATCGGTGCGTTGACTGCTTTTGTAGCGGCAACTATTGCCATCACCCAAAATGATATTAAACGTGTACTGGCGTACTCAACCGTTTCGCAATTGGGGTATATGTTTTTGGCACTTGGATCTGGAGCTTTTACGGCTGCCATGTTCCACGTGGTGACACACGCATTTTTCAAAGCTTGTCTCTTTTTGGGATCCGGTTCTGTAATTCATGCTATGGAGCATGTAGAGCATGGCCTGCATAATGAGGGTAAAGATGTACATTTCGACCCGCAGGACATGCGGTTCATGGGTGGGCTCAAAGAATATATGCCTTCGACTTATAAAACGTTTTTGCTTGCGACCATAGCCATTGCCGGCATTCCGCCGCTGGCTGGATTCTTCTCGAAGGATGAAATTTTAGCTTTTACGTTTAACGCCGGATTTGGTGAATTTGCTGGTTCGCTTTACCTGATACTTTGGGGGATAGGCATCATCACGGCGTTCTTGACGGCTTTTTACATGTTCCGTCTCACATTCGGAACCTTTAACGGAGAATTTAAGCTGCCTGAAAAGATTAGCGAAGCAGCCGGCGGAGAGAAATTTCTGCATGAGAGTCCCAAGACGATGACCATACCGCTTTGGACATTAGGTGGCTTATCGGTAGTTGGTGGGTTTCTGGGTGTCCCCAACTTTTTACTGGCTACTTTTACACACCACGAAGAACATATTAACCTCCTGCATAACTGGCTGCATAACGTTACTGCCGACTTTGGACTTACACTTTCGCACGCCACCGAGTGGATGCTGATGGGAATTTCCATCGTTATTGCCGTGGCCGGGGTATATAGTGCCTATCGCATGTACGGCAGTGGAGCCACCGAATCGTCAGACGCTAAGCTTTCCGATTGGTTTGGAGGTTTGTATCAAACTTGGAAAGAAAAATACAACCTCGATGAATTGTACGAAGGAGTTGTGGTAGATCCTATTGTTCGAATGTCTGACAAAGGATTAGCCAAATTTGATATGAAAATTGTGGATGGTGTCGTTAATACGGTTGGCGGGGTAGTGCGGCTGTTTGGCAGTGTATTCCGTTATACCCAGACGGGGGTTACCAGTAGCTATGCTCTGGCATTTATTCTCGGCGTTATCCTCATACTAAGCATGTTGATCCTGTAA
- the cmk gene encoding (d)CMP kinase, translating into MIIVIDGPAGSGKSTTAKAVADKLQIEYLDSGALYRAVTLIYLEANRDSETFFRLLDQKKITFYYIDSQFHVCIDGASVTDQIRTPEVANLVSKVAAMPKVRTFVNELMRDAVTDGIYIAEGRDLGTAVFPDAKLKFYMDADLSERARRRYNELKKDNPGLTYREVKLNIAERDRQDTSRDKDPLIQSKDALSIDTTDLTFEQQVDRICLTINEQLLN; encoded by the coding sequence ATGATAATAGTGATTGATGGGCCGGCCGGATCGGGAAAGAGTACAACTGCCAAGGCCGTAGCCGATAAATTACAAATTGAGTATCTCGATTCAGGGGCATTATATAGAGCTGTAACGCTTATTTATTTAGAAGCGAATCGGGATTCGGAAACGTTCTTTCGTTTATTGGATCAGAAAAAGATTACGTTTTATTACATTGATAGCCAGTTTCATGTATGTATTGATGGCGCTTCGGTGACTGACCAAATACGGACGCCCGAAGTCGCTAATCTTGTGAGTAAGGTTGCGGCGATGCCGAAAGTCCGCACTTTTGTGAATGAGTTAATGCGCGATGCCGTTACTGACGGTATTTATATTGCCGAAGGTCGGGATTTGGGAACAGCAGTATTTCCCGATGCGAAGCTAAAGTTTTATATGGATGCTGATTTATCCGAGCGGGCTCGTAGGAGATATAATGAGCTTAAGAAAGATAATCCCGGTCTTACATACCGAGAAGTAAAATTGAATATTGCTGAACGTGACCGGCAGGATACAAGCCGAGATAAAGATCCATTGATACAATCAAAAGATGCGCTATCAATTGATACTACTGACTTGACATTTGAACAACAGGTTGATCGAATTTGTTTAACTATTAATGAACAGCTTTTAAATTGA
- a CDS encoding undecaprenyl-diphosphate phosphatase, translating to MEIIDSFLLGLIQGLTEFLPISSSGHLVLAEQLLGTKLDKSITFEVVVHFGTLCSIIIYYRRHIADILSSLWQLVANPAEFSNKISTDSNIKLTGFILLSMLPAMIVGLTLEEVITNIFNDPVTVSAMLLVTGTILFATRFRDQFTKDVTAGSAFGIGLAQAFAILPGISRSGSTISLGLYLGIKRKKVANFSFLMVIPVIGGAMLLKIFEMIELGVSFDALLVLIVGFVTSFISGYFALKYLIILLSKKGIHPFSWYCWAVGIVGLIYFW from the coding sequence ATGGAAATCATAGATTCTTTTTTATTGGGACTTATTCAGGGATTAACTGAATTTTTGCCCATCAGCAGTTCAGGTCATCTGGTATTAGCAGAACAATTGTTGGGTACCAAACTGGATAAAAGCATTACTTTCGAAGTAGTAGTGCATTTTGGAACCCTCTGCAGTATTATCATTTACTACAGGCGCCATATTGCCGATATCCTGTCTTCGTTGTGGCAACTCGTAGCAAATCCAGCTGAATTCTCTAATAAAATATCTACAGACAGTAACATCAAGCTCACCGGCTTTATTTTACTGAGTATGCTCCCCGCCATGATCGTGGGATTAACGCTCGAAGAGGTGATCACCAATATATTTAATGATCCGGTTACCGTTTCGGCTATGCTGTTGGTGACCGGCACCATTTTATTTGCTACCCGTTTTAGAGATCAATTTACTAAAGATGTTACGGCTGGCAGTGCATTTGGTATTGGATTGGCTCAAGCCTTTGCTATTTTGCCCGGCATCAGCCGATCGGGCTCGACTATTTCGTTAGGGTTGTACTTGGGAATTAAAAGGAAGAAGGTAGCTAATTTTTCTTTTCTGATGGTAATACCTGTCATTGGCGGGGCCATGCTACTCAAAATTTTTGAGATGATAGAACTGGGGGTTTCTTTCGATGCATTGCTGGTTCTTATCGTTGGATTTGTGACGTCATTTATTTCCGGATATTTTGCGCTCAAGTATCTTATTATTTTACTAAGTAAAAAAGGTATCCACCCCTTTTCTTGGTACTGTTGGGCGGTAGGTATAGTGGGATTAATTTATTTTTGGTGA
- a CDS encoding NADH-quinone oxidoreductase subunit J family protein — protein sequence MITYSFIFLAVLAVASALMMVISKNTVNSALFLVFNMMSLAGLFLLLQAQFLAVIQILVYAGAIMVLFLFVIMLLNVDEEQSLFNKLRLKYFVAFLLGVSVFAQILYSIGSFSDTLPMISSKMAEVGTVEAVGDVLYTKYLLPFHIIAMLLTAAMNGALMIAQHKVRTEDNK from the coding sequence ATGATTACGTATTCCTTTATTTTTCTGGCTGTTTTGGCAGTTGCTTCCGCGCTGATGATGGTGATAAGTAAAAATACCGTCAACAGTGCACTCTTTCTGGTTTTTAATATGATGTCACTAGCAGGTTTATTTCTATTGCTGCAGGCACAGTTTCTGGCTGTCATTCAGATTTTGGTATATGCTGGCGCCATTATGGTACTGTTCTTGTTTGTCATTATGTTATTGAACGTAGATGAAGAACAAAGCTTGTTTAACAAGCTGCGGTTAAAATATTTTGTTGCTTTTTTACTGGGCGTTAGCGTATTTGCTCAAATCCTGTACAGTATTGGCAGTTTTTCAGATACATTACCTATGATATCATCCAAAATGGCCGAAGTGGGAACGGTAGAAGCAGTAGGGGATGTGCTCTATACAAAGTACCTGCTTCCATTTCATATAATAGCTATGCTTTTGACTGCCGCCATGAACGGAGCTCTGATGATAGCACAACACAAAGTTAGAACTGAGGACAATAAATGA